Within the Prevotella scopos JCM 17725 genome, the region TGCCACGTCTTTAGCATGTTCCATATACGCTTGTACCTTTGGGAAAGTGCGGAAATAGCCTTCTATCAGCTCTTTAGCTTCACCATTTGGAATGTCCATGCGCTGAGCAAGTCCATAGGTAGTAATACCATATATAATACCGAAATTGGCTTGTTTTGCCTTCTTTCGCTGTGCATCAGTCACCTTATCAATATCTATATGCCATATCTTTGCAGCTGTTGCACGGTGGATATCATGACCCTCACGGAAAGCCTCCATCATATTCTCGTCTTCAGAAAGATGTGCCATAATACGCAACTCTATCTGACTATAATCGGCTGAAAAGAACAGACAGCCTTCTTCTGGGATGAAACACTTTCGAATCTCCTTACCATCATCCGTGCGCACAGGAATATTCTGTAAGTTAGGATCACTCGACGAGAGTCGCCCAGTGGCTGTAAGCGCCTGATTAAACGATGTGTGGATATGTCCTGTACGTGGATTAATCAGCTTTGGAAGGGCATCTATATAAGTGCTAAGAAGCTTCTTCATACCTCTGTAATTGAGTATGTTACGTACGATAGGACTCTTATTTTCAAGGCTCTGCAATACCTCCTCGCTCGTAACATATTGTCCTGTCTTCGTCTTCTTAGGCTTATCCATAATTTGCATCTTACCAAAAAGGATGTCACCTACTTGTTTTGGGCTTGAGATATTGAATTCTTCTCCAGCCTCCTTATATATTTCCTGCTCGTATTGTTTCATACGTTCAGTGAATATCTTTGACGTATCTTGCAGGGCTTCAGTGTCTAAGCATACACCATTTAGCTCCATATCAGCTAATACACGCACCAAAGGCATCTCGATATTCCAGAAGAGTTCTTCTACGCCAAGCTCTTTCAAGCGTGGTTCAAGTACGTTTTTCAGACGCAAGGTTATATCAGCGTCCTCTGCAGCATACTCATAGATGTCAGTAGGGGAGAGGTCGCGCATATTCTTCTGTTTCTTTCCTTTCGGACCGAGTAGTTCTTCAATGTGAATGGTTTGATAGCCAAGCAGTGTCTCAGCCATGTAGTCCATATTATGATGTAATTCTGGTTGGATGAGATAGTGGGCTATCATCGTATCGAACATCTTACCTTGTAGTGTCACTCCATATCTGGTCAACACTTCATAGTCATACTTGATGTTCTGTCCAATTTTCATTATTTTGTCGCTTTCATACAATGGTTTGAAAATTTGGACATATTTTGTCGCTTCCTCATAGTCAGCAGGGATAGGTACATAAAAAGCCTTCTTTTCTTCAACCGAGAAGCTCAAACCAACCAATTCAGCACTAATTGCATCCGTAGAAGTGGTTTCTGTGTCTATACTTACAGACCCTTTTGTAATAAAAAAGTCACAAATCTGACGTAATTCTTCCTCATTTTCAACGAGTTTGTATTCATGTTGGGTCGTTTTTATGCTCTCAAATTTCGCATTTTTCGGCTCATCTGACTCGTTGGTCGTGTTTTCTGCAAATAAATCAAGCTGATTATTGTCTGTTTTTGGCTTAACTTCACTTTTGTTAAGAAACTTGTTAATAAGTGTCTTAAACTCTAATTCCTCAAATATCGCACGCAATTTGGTCTCGTCAGGTTGTTCAACCTTGAGTTCATCCAAGTCAAGTTGCATTGGAACGTCTGTTCGAATCGTTGCGAGGAACTTTGACATTTTAATATCTTCTACGGCATTCTCAACTTTCTCACGTAGTTTACCTTTAATCTCATCAGTATGTTGGAGCATATTGTCAATGCTTCCAAACTGATTGATTAACTTGGCTGCGGTTTTTTCTCCAACACCTGGACAACCCGGAAAGTTATCTGCTGAGTCGCCCATCAACGCCAATAGGTCAATGACTTGGGCAGGGGTAGGGATGCCATACTTCGCTTCTACCTCCTTTTCTCCTAATATTTCGTATCCGCCACCATGACGAGGACGATACATAAAGACGTTAGGACCAATGAGTTGACCATAGTCTTTATCGGGTGTAAGCATAAAAGTATCGATTCCATCGGATCCAAAGCGAGTTGCTATAGTACCGATAATATCGTCTGCTTCGAAACCATCTACTTGTAGAATAGGAATACGCATCGCCTCAAGCACTTGCTTGATAAGTGGAACAGAAAGCTTGATATCTTCTGGTGTTTCCTCACGTTGCGCCTTGTATTCAGGGAAGGTGTCATGGCGAAAAGTCTTTCCATGATCGAATGCTACACCAATATGCGTTGGCTTTTCCTTTGTAAGAACCTCGTTCAGGGTGTTGCAAAAGCCCATAACAGCAGATGTATTCAAGCCCTTAGAGTTGATACGTGGACTTTTGATAAATGCGTAGTATGAACGATAGATGAGCGCATAAGCGTCAATAAGGAAGAGTTTTGCCATAACTAATTATTCTATTTTTAGCTGTAAAATTACTAATTTTCTTCCATAATCTCCGATAAAATGAGTAAATTTGTATCAAATTTAAAGTCAAAAATGGATACTCTTTCACTCATAAAACAGCCGATTGAGACAGAATTAGGCGATTTCATCGACCTTTTTAATCGTGCTCTCGACCACGAAGATGGCTTGTTGCGTACGGTTTTGAACCATATCAAGCAACGAGCAGGGAAGCGTATGCGTCCTATTCTCATCCTTCTGATGGCTAAGAACTTTGGTAAGGTTTCTGAAGCAACACAGCATGCGGCTGTGGGATTAGAGCTTTTACATACGGCTTCACTTGTGCATGACGATGTCGTTGATGAAGCGGCTGCTCGCAGAGGGCAGGCGAGTGTGAATGCTGACTATGATAATAAGGTGGCTGTATTAGTGGGTGATTACGTGCTTTCAACTGCCTTACTTCATGTTAGTTACACGCACTCAGAGATTATTGTACGTTACCTTGCAGAATTAGGTCGTACGCTGAGCGATGGAGAGATTCTTCAGTTGTGGAATATTCAGAATAAGGAAATCACCGAAGAGGTTTATTATAAAATTATTGAACGTAAGACAGCTGCGCTCTTTGAATCGTGTGCTGCTATTGGTGCTGAGTCGGCTAATGCAAGCGATGAGGAGGTTGAAGCAGCAAGACTCTTTGGTAAACATCTCGGAATTGTCTTCCAGATTCGTGATGATATCTTTGATTATTATGATTCTGAAGCTGAAATTGGTAAGCCTACGGGCAACGATATGGCTGAAGGGAAGCTCACTTTACCAATCATTTATGCGTTGAATTCGACAAATAATGAGGAGATGCTTGCTTTGGCTCATAAGGTGAAAGCCCACGAGGTGACCCGCGAAGATATCGATAAATTGGTTGATTTTGCAAAAGCAAGCGGTGGTATTGAGTATGCTGAACGTCGTATGTGGGACTTCCATGCAGAGGCACAGACCTTCATTGATAAGTATGTACATGATGAAGCAATCCGTTCTTCACTCCAAATTTACCTTGATTATGTAATTAAAAGGAAGAAGTAATTGCACTTGTTTAGTGCTAAAAACTCCCTTTTCATCGTGAGATTGATTAATTTTTGTGATGATAACGATAGTTTCTCTTTATGATGATGGTTTATCCATCACATAAGGATAAACTCTTTTTTATGTCTTTTATTGACTTATTATTTATCAATGGCATGCGTTGTTATGTTACATATTACTCGTGTTAAGGCTTAGCACCAATCGTGCGGAGCGTCCGCACATATGGTGCGGATGCCCCGCACTATATGTGTTTATGGTGTTTTACTTCACAATAATACTACTTATAGGTTATCTTTTGCCCTTATAACGATGGCTTTTGACCATAAGTTGATTGATTTATAGATGCCATGTAAATACTGTTTATCTTATTGTTTTGGAGTACTTATAGTTTTATGTGACTAAAAGAGATAATTTCCTGTGTTTATTTAGTTTATATTTGTGTGTTTTCTTGCTGTTTATTGTGTTTCTGGAAGTTGTCTTTTCCTGCCTTATTAATGAGGTGTTTCATAAATATAATCTATATAATATTTAAAAATAGATTATATTATGAGATTCGTTTAAAATTGTCTTTTTTTGATAGAACAATAAATGAGAGATGTTTTCATGTGCAGATACGGAAAAAGGGACATACAAAGTGTATGCCCCTTATAGGTTACTTTTGTTTTATTTTATCTGTTTCAGCGTTTTAATTTTTTATTACTGTTGGCTGAAAAGTTTAGAAGAACTTAGTCTCTGTACCAATGATTTCACTTAACAAGAGGTTGGTAAGACGGCTTGTTCCCATGCGGAACCAGTAGTTTGTGAGCCATTTCTCGCCTAAGACCTCTTTAACAATGGTATAGTAGATTACTGCATCCATGACAGTATTGATACCGCCAGCAGGCTTTAAACCAATCTGAATACCTGTTTTCTCATAGTATTCCTTGATTGCCTGACACATAACATATACAGACTCTGGTGTAGCACTGATCTTCTCCTTACCTGTACTTGTCTTTATATAGTCGGCACCTGCGTACATAGAGAGGAGGGATGCGGTCTTGATTGCACTTGCATTACCAAGATCACCAGTCTCAAGAATCACCTTCATTGGAATGTCTCCACACACTTGCTTAAGTTCGTTGATAGTATCGCAAACGCCCTCGTAATCGCCTGAAAGGAATTTACCTACAGGCATAACGATGTCGATGTGTGTCGCACCATCCTTAATAGCGAGTGCTGTCTCAATGGTTTTTACCTCTAAGAAGGTTTGAGATGAAGGGAAATTGCCCGTTACATTCGTAATGTCGACACCGTCTACTTCAAGGCTGTCTGCCATCAATTTAGTGAAGCATGGGTAGGCACAGAGAGCTGCAACATGTGGTAAATCAGGATATTCAGAGTCAAAACGGTTTACTTTCTCAACCATTTCTAATACCTTTTCTTCTGTGTCTGTTGTGCTAAGCGTAGTAAGTTCAACGCTTCCTAAGAGGAATTTCTTTACTTCAAGGTTGTCGTTCTCTGATACTTTTTCCGCAATAATCTTTGTTACGGCAGCCTTAACTTCCTCGTCAGTGATGTTGAGGTTGTACTGTGCTAACGCCTGGTCGTACTCGCTTTTTTCAACGATTCCAACGGCTTTTTGTGCCTGGATGTTTTTTGAAACAGTGTCTTTAATTGTTCCCATGATGTTTATTTTTATTTGTTATTTTGATATTTATTTCTTCGTTTGTGCCTTTGCTTTATTGTTCACAATAACCCTGTTGTATGGTTTTTCTTATGAACCAAAGTGATATTAGTAGACCTATGACAGCGGAGATAGCTGATGCTTCTGCGCCAAAAGAGCCTCCTGTGAGCCATTGAGGTCCACTTATTTCGGGTGTGATAATACTTGTAACATTGTCTTCACCTGACACAGGGAAGCCTAAAATATTACCTTGTGTGTAGTTCCATATCCAATGGATGCCTATGGGTAACCATATATTCTTGCTGTATGCATAGGCTGCGCCGAGTAAAGAACCTGCTTCTATGGCTATAGCAATAGACGACCAAAGGGTTGCATTGTCGTTGAATATATGCAATCCACCAAAAATTAATGCTGAAATAACCAATGCAGCCCATATGTTCCATCGTCTGTTTATCATGCGGAAGAGGATACCTCTGAAGAAAATTTCTTCTGATACAGCTACAAGGAAGAACAATGTAAAGGAGAAGAGTTGTTTTTCCCAGTCGAATTGTATACTTTTTATATGGTAATAACCGCATAGTGACATCGTTACCGTTACTATAATAAAGTAGGAAAAGCCGATGAAAAGTCCATTTCCTATGCTTGAGATATCTTTTCTGGGTGCTATTTTACAGGCGTCATTAGCTTCTACGTATCTTATTAAAAGGTTATATAACAGTAGGAGGACGACTGCCGTAATAAGGAATATTGGTATGTTTATGAGGTAAGAGTCGCTTTCTGATGCCGTATATATTCCAAGTGATAGTATAGTTGAATAGATAATAAAGAGGATAATACCGCCGATTACGAAGATAATGTCTCTCCATAACTTGATGTTTTTATGGTCTTTCATACAGTACAAGGTTACTCGTTTTTATTTAACTTAGGGTTGTTTATGTGTCTGTCTTTGTCTCTTTTGGTCTTTTTCTCTATGCTTTTTTGAAGCTCATCGGTGAGGTTCACGCCCGTTTGGTTGGCTAAACAGAGGAGTACCCACAGTACATCTGCCATCTCTTCTCCTAAGTTAGACTTCTCACCAGACTTAAAACTCTGGTCTCCATAGGTACGTGAAATGACGCGAGCCAACTCCCCAACCTCTTCTGTAAGGCATGCCATGTTAGTCAACTCACTGAAATAACGAACGCCATATTGCTTTATCCACTGGTCAACGGCTTCTTGTGCTTCTTGTATTGTCATGTTGTTTGTTCTGTTTTTTATGTCCTTATGGGGGAAAATGTTATTGATATTTCGCCATTTAAAGTACTTTTATGGTGATAAAAAGGT harbors:
- the polA gene encoding DNA polymerase I, yielding MAKLFLIDAYALIYRSYYAFIKSPRINSKGLNTSAVMGFCNTLNEVLTKEKPTHIGVAFDHGKTFRHDTFPEYKAQREETPEDIKLSVPLIKQVLEAMRIPILQVDGFEADDIIGTIATRFGSDGIDTFMLTPDKDYGQLIGPNVFMYRPRHGGGYEILGEKEVEAKYGIPTPAQVIDLLALMGDSADNFPGCPGVGEKTAAKLINQFGSIDNMLQHTDEIKGKLREKVENAVEDIKMSKFLATIRTDVPMQLDLDELKVEQPDETKLRAIFEELEFKTLINKFLNKSEVKPKTDNNQLDLFAENTTNESDEPKNAKFESIKTTQHEYKLVENEEELRQICDFFITKGSVSIDTETTSTDAISAELVGLSFSVEEKKAFYVPIPADYEEATKYVQIFKPLYESDKIMKIGQNIKYDYEVLTRYGVTLQGKMFDTMIAHYLIQPELHHNMDYMAETLLGYQTIHIEELLGPKGKKQKNMRDLSPTDIYEYAAEDADITLRLKNVLEPRLKELGVEELFWNIEMPLVRVLADMELNGVCLDTEALQDTSKIFTERMKQYEQEIYKEAGEEFNISSPKQVGDILFGKMQIMDKPKKTKTGQYVTSEEVLQSLENKSPIVRNILNYRGMKKLLSTYIDALPKLINPRTGHIHTSFNQALTATGRLSSSDPNLQNIPVRTDDGKEIRKCFIPEEGCLFFSADYSQIELRIMAHLSEDENMMEAFREGHDIHRATAAKIWHIDIDKVTDAQRKKAKQANFGIIYGITTYGLAQRMDIPNGEAKELIEGYFRTFPKVQAYMEHAKDVARAKGYAETLFHRRRYLPDINSRNATVRGFAERNAINAPIQGTEADIIKVAMVRIWERFKKEGIRSKMILQVHDELNFSVFPEEREQVERIVIEEMQNAYPLNVPLIADAGWGKNWLEAH
- the deoC gene encoding deoxyribose-phosphate aldolase, yielding MGTIKDTVSKNIQAQKAVGIVEKSEYDQALAQYNLNITDEEVKAAVTKIIAEKVSENDNLEVKKFLLGSVELTTLSTTDTEEKVLEMVEKVNRFDSEYPDLPHVAALCAYPCFTKLMADSLEVDGVDITNVTGNFPSSQTFLEVKTIETALAIKDGATHIDIVMPVGKFLSGDYEGVCDTINELKQVCGDIPMKVILETGDLGNASAIKTASLLSMYAGADYIKTSTGKEKISATPESVYVMCQAIKEYYEKTGIQIGLKPAGGINTVMDAVIYYTIVKEVLGEKWLTNYWFRMGTSRLTNLLLSEIIGTETKFF
- a CDS encoding nucleotide pyrophosphohydrolase — its product is MTIQEAQEAVDQWIKQYGVRYFSELTNMACLTEEVGELARVISRTYGDQSFKSGEKSNLGEEMADVLWVLLCLANQTGVNLTDELQKSIEKKTKRDKDRHINNPKLNKNE
- a CDS encoding polyprenyl synthetase family protein, with protein sequence MDTLSLIKQPIETELGDFIDLFNRALDHEDGLLRTVLNHIKQRAGKRMRPILILLMAKNFGKVSEATQHAAVGLELLHTASLVHDDVVDEAAARRGQASVNADYDNKVAVLVGDYVLSTALLHVSYTHSEIIVRYLAELGRTLSDGEILQLWNIQNKEITEEVYYKIIERKTAALFESCAAIGAESANASDEEVEAARLFGKHLGIVFQIRDDIFDYYDSEAEIGKPTGNDMAEGKLTLPIIYALNSTNNEEMLALAHKVKAHEVTREDIDKLVDFAKASGGIEYAERRMWDFHAEAQTFIDKYVHDEAIRSSLQIYLDYVIKRKK
- a CDS encoding CPBP family intramembrane glutamic endopeptidase codes for the protein MKDHKNIKLWRDIIFVIGGIILFIIYSTILSLGIYTASESDSYLINIPIFLITAVVLLLLYNLLIRYVEANDACKIAPRKDISSIGNGLFIGFSYFIIVTVTMSLCGYYHIKSIQFDWEKQLFSFTLFFLVAVSEEIFFRGILFRMINRRWNIWAALVISALIFGGLHIFNDNATLWSSIAIAIEAGSLLGAAYAYSKNIWLPIGIHWIWNYTQGNILGFPVSGEDNVTSIITPEISGPQWLTGGSFGAEASAISAVIGLLISLWFIRKTIQQGYCEQ